The genome window aagagtttagctaagaaggaaacttattttacaataaaaacaaacattaaagaaactttccctcttagacaacctccacattttctcttttgtaaaaaggcacttgctagcattgccacacctcttgggcttgagtttattcctcaagtaaagaagttgttggatgatggtttggttcgcaagagcttaaatccttgtgctttgttggtgcccaaaataggtattattaggcaccaagtccctaaaataggtggtatgatgaatgttttgagtggtgtcacgctcttttgtaaaatcactcgtatacctaacatcttcatggtgtgtgtacatagggacccattaggtagatttgttcttatttttagtttcaatacaaacttaggtactcatatgggacaccttcggtttgtcgtactttttggtaggaataatcaatatgaaaatacagaaaaaggtatgttttattgcgttagttttcttaatttttcaaatagtgatcaaggggttcccatgaaccctaagagaataaaggtcattcctgagtggcccactccaccaagtataagaaaaatttggggcttccatgacttaacaaacttttacaaaaggtttgtcccatatttttctatacttgtagcaccactcattgagttggtgagaaaccatgttccttcatgggaagattcccaggaaatgggttttcaaaccttaccttacttcaacataccaaacaccactaatacatatgtttttgttctttttacaggtgttgagggaaggagcccagagtatgaagatcctcaggatttgaggtcaaatcctttccaaggtggagggaatgatgcaatcctatcccgcaagggtattagatagaagactccaagtagattgggctagagatccaagggaaagccctagggttctcatgagccttagggtagatttcgagcccatgggctaagtatcagcccgcttatctttgtaaatattagaataggtttttccttcgttcgggccttgtattttggccattctagtagtatagggttttagccttgtatttcggggcattttgagtagtctttgtagtaaggactttttttttgtattttcatgttttttatcatgggggtgagcttagctattatagggggtgtgtagctaagctctagcttctcatctcaaggaggtgagcttagctattagagaggtatgtgtagctaagctctagcttctttaggaatcttcttaaggaagcttctcaaggaggtgagcttagttatgagaggggtgtgtgtaactaagctctagcttctcaaggaagttttctcaaagaagattctcaaggaagttttctcaaggaagctacctagtctataaatagaagcatgtgtaacacttgttgtaactttgatgaatgagagtcttgtgagacatacttcaaagtttcacttctctccctcttttattccttcaatttcgtgttcccccctctctctttctctccctctttcttttcctccattgaagcatccttccaagcttcttatccaaggctcatcttggtggtgaagctccttcttccatggcttattccctagtggatggcgcctcctctcacctcttctcctttgtgatgtaatcctccctaggaaaggaccagttaccagagccatgagcaagaggctccaagaggattgggctagagttgataaagaaggccttagggttctcatgaaccttggggtagatttttgagcccatgggccaaggttgggtccactcttctttgtaaatagtagaataggttgttttcttcttttgggccttgtattttggccattctagtagtatagggttttaaccttgtatttcagggcattttgagtagtctttgtagtaggattttttttgtattttcatgtttttttgtcatgggggtgagcttagctattataggggtgtgtagctaagctctagcttctcaaggaagcttctcaaggaggtgagcttagtttttagatgggtgtgtgtagttaagctctagcttctcaaggaagcttctcaaggaggtgagcttagtttttagatgggtttgtgtagctaaactctagcttctcaaggaagttttctcaaagaagcttctcaaggaagttttcttaagaaagcttctcaaggaagttttcttaagaaagcttctcaaggaagctacctagtctataaatagaagcatgtgtaacacttgttgtaactttgatgaatgaaagtcttatgagatacacttcaaagttccacttctttccctcttttattccttcaatttcgtgctccccccttctctctttcttttcctccattaaagcatcctcttcaagcttcttatccaaggcaattcttggtggtgaagctccttcttccttggcttattccctagtggatggtgcctcccctatcctcttctcctttgccttccgctgcatctccatggtgaaaaatcaccattgaaggacctcattgaagctcaaagatccagcctccatagaagctccacaagcaagcttccatcactttgtcttccgctgcatctccatggtggaaaatcaccattaaaggacctcattgaagctcaaagatccagcctccatagaagccccacaagcaagcttccatcagtttcttggcttcaccatggacttcgtcatatcagcaataagtgttttttcagCTTTAGTCAATCGCCCCGCATAtgaatgtccaactaatgacttgaccaattcatgattatgcactccacaaatcaacttcaccatccagccTTCTCCTCCAACCACTGGCTTGCAACaaagcttgaagggacacccacatttcctagtcccagtgtctcttctgataaattcttttttcctacacctatactcgtcactcctttcacagccaattaacacaaacgtagtccttcctctactacctGTGTTTGTGTCCGACCATAAAATCACCGCCACAAATCTGTTTTCATGAGCCACGGATCGAGCCCACCACGAAACATCCTCTCGGCACTCAAACACCTACAAAATccacataatttaagttttctactagtattcattttattaaaaatgtgaCAAACATTAACATTATAACTTGAGAAGTCTTGAACGCATCCAAACAATCAACACGTGGTTCATTCGCACCACATGATTCTGTattttcataatccatatccgctcgttcagacattatttcatacatccactcatcttcgtccatctaaccaaatcaaacaaaaaattgttatacaaaaaaattagtaatttaaaagaaaaaaggaaaataaatgcaaaaacagcaaatacaaaaaataatacacttacagatcaacttgatccggaaggttgttacggatcaacttgatctgtatcttacggatcaacttgatccgtaacatccttccggatcaagttgatccgtaagtgtattacggatcaacttgatccggaagtCATCCGTACGTCCGCGACAGTCAAACCACCATCTGCGTACCTCGTTTGCCGCCTCCGACTACTGCAACGCTCGACGTCggtaccttcaccttcaccgcTACGCTCAACGCTGCTACCCCCACAAAACAGAGGCAATGCCGCACGAAAAAGAGAAAACGAGAAGCACGGCGTTTCTGAAAATGAAGGTAAACAATTTTtccggaaaaaaaaaagttacatttttaAGGAAGAAAGAAGCTACGGGCAATTTTAGCATATTTATAAgctttgctgggtgcacctagcaacactccaCATACTATTATATAAAGGTATTTCATGCCTACATAGCacattttatacatttaaagcaaattcaaaatttagtaTCAGAGTGTTTGTGGAAGTGATTATAGATTTGCTTCTCATCAAGAAattgtcattgctcgttggaaTTCTTTTTACTGCTTGAAGTATCCACGATGTTCAGAGGCACCCAAAATACCTCTGAACACAACATAACACTTAGAGtcaagaaattatattttatacataaattatataaaggGTGAGtggatgatatatatatatatatatatatatatatatatatatatatatatatatatatatatatattgatggtaattaattaaaaccatTTTCACAAATCAGTGATTCAAGAATATTATTAAAGCTTCTAAATTAAATGTGGAGAGGAAGTTACAAGAGATAATTCAGTACATTATTGTTGATTCTCCTCCATTAATTAATGGCATGGGGTACTATTAGGCATGCAAATTGGTCCCACATgcactaaccacctgagaaaaACAATGACCCTGATATCGATGTTGTTGATGACGAAGAGCCTCTATTTTGGTTTGGTCTTTGTTGCTGGAAATAATCAGGGGGTGACACGTACTGCCACCTTCCCCGACGACGACGAAGATTGAGCTCCAGATTCAGGTAAGGACCCTgctaaattcatatatataaattctgTTTACTACATGACATTTTCTATAATCACTAAGTTTATAATATTGCAAtttattaaactttattttgaattaaaatccTGCATTTTATATACCAATTAATATGCAAAATTATCACAAACAAAAATAGAGAATGACGGAAGAGAGAATTTTCAATATTATTCTACAAAGAAACGTAATACACATTTAACAataattatacaatatttttatatttatctctttGTATTATTATGACAAGTAATCttcaccaaaaacaaaattatgacaAGTAATAAATGATGTGGAGCAAAGATAGacacaaaaagttattgttgtacAAATTGTTACACTTGTGACATTTCTCTTCTTCTGCACAATGCACATGCACAAAGTAATGTGATTCCTataatcatcattattatatttatttcctttctaCGATTAAAAGTGTGTGTATTTGAAAAGATTAAGGAGAATTTAAGATATTGTGTACTTGTTGTTCATGAAGGGTAGttagagaaaagagaaagaacaaaGAAGAGGTCGTACTTGCAACATTGTCCAAAGAATGCTGAGATTTGTGAATTTCTTGAGCAATCTGCTGAGTTTTTCTTCTGCGACGATTATGATCTGCCAGTCTCTTCCTGCAGCTCCGTTTCCCATTGTCAAATTCTGAAAGAAGGTGGAatctggaagaaaaaaaataaagtaacacaagttccttttatactaattaaacacAACAAGGATAAGCCATAATTGTAATCGAGGATGTAATTTACTGAAGTTCCAATTGAATGCTGCTacttaaaaaacatgaaaacaggATATAGTACTAGCAGTACGTAAATAGAAGATAGTGTGGATCGGAGATGTTAAATATTTACTGGTGTGTAATCATTGGACAAATAACAATGTTCCATATGGCAATCTCGTATTTCTGTTCTCATTGTTCTAACCGCATTCTAGGAAGCCAGTGGCATGATGTTGTCCTTAATTGCCTCCGATTAGTTGACAAGACATTTTGTTAGAGAATAGATGTAGTAGGTTCATAACTTGCCCTTTAAGatgaattattaataaaataaaactattaacatattaatatgaaaaatatcataaaaaagaatttagatGAATGTTATATgcttaaaatgattaattttcgattgacaaaacatattttcattcaactttgaataaaaaaaaaaggcattttcGCTCAACGGCTTCGAAAATGAAATAATCTTAGATGAATCCTCAAAATGGTAAGCTttattaaagaaatatatactAAAAGGATTTTGTGTATGAATATCTAAATTCTTTGTGTTGAAAATGATTTTGGGTTGAAAACAtagtctaaaatattttataaaaaggattaTCACGTTATGAAAGTGGATTATGGACTGACTTAATAAGGGTTTGTGTAATTGTACTACCAAAACAAGCAAAGCAAAgcaaaaagaactaaaaaaatggaAGACGAGGGAAATTTCCTGAACAGGACGGAAATAGCCTCGGGATCACCCCGAAGCCAATAATTGGGCTCCAAGACACAACACCCAATGGCAAATTCGTCATTGCGTAAAATTCCcccatcccccccccccccccccccccctcaaaaAACAACCACAACCTGCTACACTGTTGGCAGAATCGCTGAGTCAACCCGGCAGCAACGACAGTGGCGGCCTTGGAGTGATACTCGCACACCTTGTGGCGGCGGTGGTAGTGCTTCGCGTCGGAAAGGTCCGCATTGCATCCTTCCGCCTGACACCGTGGCAAATTCGACGACAACGTCGTAACCGACTCTACCGTCTTAGTTCGGTAGAGTCGGTTGACCGTGTTGTCATTGAACGGATCAAAGTAGGTGCGGCCTCCGAGGTTAAGCCCAAGTCCAGGCCCATGCCCAAGTCTGTGAGCAGAGCCCTCGAAGTTCATGACATCATCAGGCTTGTGCATGAGCAGAAATCCAAGCCCACAGTGGGGGGTGGCCAAAGGTGGGATTGAGTTAAGCGACAACATGGAACGTGGTGGTGGAGAGAAGGAAGTGGTGAACGCGCTTTGGAAGGCGCGTGGGTCGAAGAAGGCGTGGTGCTGATGCGGTTGTGGTGGGTTGAAGTGGTGATGATACTGATGGGAGACACCTTGTAGAATGTTGTTGTTAGATAGCATGGTGAAGTTGTGATCGAAGATTTGTCGGCGAGTCTGGTCGGGTTTGCCGGTGGTGCCACCTTCATTTCCGGCGAGTATGATCGTTGATGGGTTCCCCCACTCATAATCCAACATCTTTATATATGGACTAAGTAAGTGCGAGCAACTAGaggaagcaaaaagaaaattgttcttttgtttttttttttgttttaatttgatgGTGTGGGTTGGTTCTTTTGGGGTGAGAAGAAATGTGggttttgaaggattttttaagaattagacTATAGCAGTGGGAAACTTGGAGAAAGAAGTGAGATTCGGTTTCAATTCTAATATGCAGGCTCTAGCTAAGTACTAACCACACATCCACCACTAGGTCTCTGCCTACTCTGGTCTTTTTTCCTCGGTTCACACTCTAATGGCGTATATTTCAAGTCCTGCTAAATGGGAGGTgcgttaaaaattaaaaggatcaCACTTTCACTCCACCCTTTAAAAGTTGTACCCTTTCGTCCCTTTATCACTCTCCCTCTACAcgttaatgttaattaattacacactttttatttttttctgtcaCTAGATGAGTGGAAGAAGTAATGTTAGTGCGGTGGAAAGTGCAGAGTAATTCGTatggaaaaattgttttaggattgtgtttgattttgtAAGAAACTCTAATCTCATGTCAAATAAATTCTTATTAGTTAGGATTttgtatattataaattaaaatatataatttatagagagagatttatattttattattttttaattaaatattttacacataatctttaactagttttttttttccttaaacattttaaattactattttgtatttatttatttgattttcttggattgtTTGCCACTTTGATCTAGCTTTCTAATCTTCAAttctaaattcaatttaataaatctttcaaaagaaaTTGTTAATAAGTAAAGATAATCTTATATTACAATTTGAATTGTtcattataaatctaaaatatttgtttattataagttttaattacaATCTTATACATTAAAAAGAAACATCTGTCTTGTATGGTGAGGAAGTTATAATAATATAGACTggtctataaaaattaaactctttatgTCACTACTAATAATGTTTTGggttttactttctttttttcatttgctACTAGCGCTAGTGGTACTGTAACTCTTTTGCTTTTACCACTTGAATATTTGATCCAATACTTAAAACGGTTTAAAGTATATCTCATGCTCTCCTATTATGAAACACTTTCTCTAACAGAACACGTACATAttgggacaaaaaaaaaaatgatgtagtTGCCTTGCCTGCTGCTTCAACAACTATCTCTATAGGTCCAACCACTCTGCTTCAAAGCCAGAATAATAGCGCAAAAGAAGCAAGACCAGTGGTCAGCAGAGTACTAGCCAGCAAGTAGTAATGTctaaatataaaagtataatttattaattaattagataaataactattttgtcCCCGAAAGTCCAAAGTTGGGACAAATTGAGAAAGATGCACTACACTTGTCTCATTAAAAGAGTATATAAGAAAATTGTTTTAACACTTCATTTATCTCACTTTCATGATTCTCAATTTTTCAAATGTCTTTTCATGATTAATgttattctataaataaattgattaattaatttaacattttatacaaattaataacatataagTTAATAACTTAATTTGAACAAAAGATCTGGGTTGAAacttcataaaatattattagcaATATCCTGAATTTAGCCACTAGCTACTATTACGTAAGtactcataaattaattttatattatagtaTGGTTTCATAATTGATGAgaggaaaatgaaaaatgtgagggataataataatagagaATACAGTGATATCTATgctaataatttatatacaacatgaaacttaattgaaaatttgaaaatgcttTCGAGGACCAAAATGACAGTAGTTAAGTTCAAGAACCAAAATGTCAATTAGTAGTTAAGTTCAAGGACTAGAATGACAACAAATTGTTAAGTtcatattctaaaataaaaacatttaacaattttttaaactaacaaATTAGTCCATTGGTATATGCTCACAAATTAGTCTCACAAGTAAGTAGTACACATGGCATTTTTTTGACAATAATTGGGTCTAGAGATGTCATATAGTCACAATCATTTGAGTTAACAGATGATTTAACGGTGTGATGATTTATCACACTTTTAATACATTTGAAGactaagttttaatttttcatcttttagacaCTAATAGTTACCGTCTTACACTTTCAAGGATCAAAATACATATTTAGCAAGGTCAAtacgaaagaaagaaaaatgatacCTATATTTACTTGACAGGTGTAAAGAGCTAGtttaagagagagaaaactGGTGTAGGGAACTAAGAAAAGGGTTTATCTGTTGAGGGCTGACATTAAATTTTTGGACCGACAAATAGCTTTGGGTTTGGTCTACTTTGATTACTGGTCCAGGCCAGGAGAGGGTTTTGCTAGGTGTACCCAACACAAATACTTGTGCACCCAACAAATTAAGTGAAGTGGCAAAAATGTCcttcacttaaattttaaaaacatcacTTTCTCCCTCTTGTCCGTACACCTCTGTGTTGCTTCTCCTTTCTTCCTCCTTCGTTTTCTGCTTCCTGTCGCGCCGTTGCCGCCGTTTGTGTTCATTCACACCGTTTAGCCAGCCATCGTGTGTTCGTCGTTGCCATAAACACCTCTCTTCCTTTTCCTCGTtaaaaatgtgtgtgtgtgtgtgtgtgagagagggTTTATTGGATTCAAAATCTGTATAACTCTTACGGATTGGTAATCCATAAGAGTTATACGGATTACCAATCCGTAAGAGTTATACAGATTGACTCATACAAATTACTAATTCGTATGAGTTATACAGATTTTTAATccgtatatttatatattttattttattttagtaattaataaattaattgaaataattttttataaataaaaagaaattagttattttgttatagtttttttaataaataaatattgttgtatattttttatgtgtttatatttaattaattatatttttttgaagttgtttttaataaataatttaaaaattttgtttatttaaaaatgaatgataaatattattgttatttatttatttttagaatataagtaatttatttatattttctatttaagtaatttatttttttattgatatagtggtatatatattattactctgatagtattaaatatttatataaatagtgaatggatgtataaaatataaattttttgttttgttttaaaaaattaaaagctatTATCTTagtaatttgttaaaaaatgatatagtcatttgttacaaataaaaaccaaaattgtACTTACATTTCAGTCATTAGTTTAAGTTTACTAGAATTAGTGATGTTAActctttaaatttgaaaaaaaaaaagttctatattcatttatgaatttataaaagtaataaaaaatttatttaacaataaataattttttatttatgaattattaaatagtaattgATTGTAGTATTGTTTGAATGATGACTTTAGTTGTTATGACTGTTTAAATGTGCAGATTATGGTTAGAACCAGATGTTTGGTTGGACTTTAGGCAGGATTATAGGAAGAACCCTAGGGAGAGAACTTACTCGCAATTCGGATGAAGCCCCCAGCGGCGAAGACCCACAACATCTGCATGTAGGCAACGGGAAGCTGCACCTATTGCTGAGGATGTTGAGCATGTGGATCATGCAACTGATGAGGTCTATGAACAGCCTGAAAAGGTAGGTGTTGATGATTTAGTTGTTGATGCAAAGGGTTTTCCAGGCGGGCCCCATAGTACATCATTTTTTATGGACTATATTTATCAAGTGGCACTGACAGTTTGGAATGAAAaggtatttatattttgaaataaataatattttgataactatttgttattattgttgaaatgatttaaattttttatttacagaaGTGTCTAGAGTTGAAGTTATTCTCCCA of Glycine soja cultivar W05 chromosome 1, ASM419377v2, whole genome shotgun sequence contains these proteins:
- the LOC114412979 gene encoding squamosa promoter-binding-like protein 8; amino-acid sequence: MLDYEWGNPSTIILAGNEGGTTGKPDQTRRQIFDHNFTMLSNNNILQGVSHQYHHHFNPPQPHQHHAFFDPRAFQSAFTTSFSPPPRSMLSLNSIPPLATPHCGLGFLLMHKPDDVMNFEGSAHRLGHGPGLGLNLGGRTYFDPFNDNTVNRLYRTKTVESVTTLSSNLPRCQAEGCNADLSDAKHYHRRHKVCEYHSKAATVVAAGLTQRFCQQCSRFHLLSEFDNGKRSCRKRLADHNRRRRKTQQIAQEIHKSQHSLDNVARSLPESGAQSSSSSGKVAVRVTP